From Scatophagus argus isolate fScaArg1 chromosome 10, fScaArg1.pri, whole genome shotgun sequence, a single genomic window includes:
- the ppp1r3ca gene encoding protein phosphatase 1, regulatory subunit 3Ca, with the protein MSAASVLRSFSPSAMPGPVMPMDVAMRFYISHSPPPLRGFLSPYEELHRAKNRVKQSTTCSQKQQLYKPLRPCLSSQQKAVDDDGCVGWNGGKAGKKKVVFADSKGMSLTAIHVFSKFDDEPYRDKRRGGITEELQFDMTDLETATMDLKISSVRSLALDFKQPSADYLDFRNRLIQNSVCLENCSLQERSLTGTIKVRNVGFEKSVQLRATFDSWTSFRDVECTFMNNIYSCQDTDTFAFVLELPTYIPPQNRVEFCIYFKVQDQTFWDNNDGKNYALKHVGWNGEDIVMPAEQKKPSEQRNGSMKLLEVEFDQFGSPRMSSGLFPGWQSWGQIDNTVPYW; encoded by the exons ATGAGTGCTGCAAG tGTGCTCAGGTCTTTCAGCCCATCAGCAATGCCTGGTCCAGTTATGCCGATGGATGTGGCTATGAGATTCTACATCAGCCACTCCCCGCCCCCTCTCCGAGGCTTCCTCAGCCCGTACGAGGAGCTGCACAGGGCCAAGAACCGGGTCAAGCAGTCCACCACCTGCAGCCAGAAGCAGCAGCTTTACAAACCCCTGCGGCCCTGCctcagcagccagcagaaaGCGGTGGACGATGACGGCTGCGTCGGCTGGAACGGCGGCAAGGCTGGCAAAAAGAAGGTCGTGTTTGCAGACTCGAAGGGCATGTCCCTCACTGCCATCCACGTCTTCTCCAAGTTTGACGATGAGCCCTATCGAGACAAGCGTCGTGGGGGAATCACGGAGGAGCTGCAGTTTGACATGACAGACTTGGAAACGGCCACGATGGATCTAAAGATCAGCTCTGTTCGCAGCCTGGCGCTGGACTTCAAACAGCCCTCCGCTGACTACCTGGATTTCCGGAACCGCCTCATTCAAAACTCGGTCTGCTTGGAGAACTGCTCGCTTCAGGAGCGCTCGCTGACCGGCACCATCAAGGTCCGGAACGTTGGCTTTGAGAAGTCTGTGCAGCTGCGTGCCACTTTCGACTCATGGACCAGCTTCAGGGACGTCGAGTGCACCTTCATGAACAACATCTACAGCTGCCAGGATACTGACACCTTTGCATTCGTCTTGGAGCTGCCCACCTACATCCCGCCACAGAATCGGGTCGAGTTCTGCATCTACTTCAAAGTCCAGGACCAGACCTTCTGGGACAATAATGACGGCAAGAACTATGCTCTGAAGCACGTTGGCTGGAATGGAGAGGACATTGTGATGCCTGCTGAGCAGAAGAAGCCTTCAGAACAGAGAAATGGGAGTATGAAGCTGCTGGAAGTGGAGTTTGATCAGTTTGGCAGCCCACGCATGTCCAGCGGACTCTTTCCTGGCTGGCAGAGCTGGGGTCAGATTGATAACACTGTGCCTTATTGGTGA